A window of Bacteroidales bacterium genomic DNA:
AATGCACAGGACAATGCAAAAACAGTGTTTGAATTTACACTGGAGGATTGCATCGGATATGCACTGGATAAAAACTACAGCCGGCAATCGTTAATTCTGTCGGAAGAGTCAAACCAGGTGTCATACCAGCAATCGAAAGACAGCCGTCTCCCCAGCGTGAATGCTTCGGTGAGTGAAAACTTTACTAACAGTAAAGACGACTCGTCAATGGGAGGAAGTGCGAGTATCAGTGCTAATATGACCCTGTATCAGGGCGGGTATATCAATAATACCATCGAGCAAAGCCGGTTGCAAATGGAACAGGCTACCCACAAAACGACTCAGTACGAAAATGAACTGAAAATAAATATTCTTCAGGCTTTCCTTTCAGTACTGGGGAATGATGAATTGCTCAAATTTCAGTATTCGGTGGCGGAAGCCAGCGAAGAGCAGTTGAAACAAGGCGAAGAACTTTTCAAGGCGGGAAACATGATAGAAAGTGATTATCTGTTGCTTGATGCCCAGTATGCCAGTGACAGGAATAATATTGTCGATACAGAAATAACACGCGATAATAACATCCTTACCCTTAAAAACCTGCTTTCGATGGATCCGGAAAATGAATTACGTATTATCCATCCGGATACATCAATTATTGAAAATATCATTGCATTGCCTTCAAAACAGGAAGTAACCGAACGCTCCCTGAACTATCTGCCCGATATGAAGATCAGCCAATACAATGTGGATATTGCCGGTGTCAGCGTAGATCTTGCCAGGGCGGATTATTATCCGACTATCAGTCTGGGTGCCAGCATAGGTACGGGACATACCGATTTCTCCAAATTCGGGACACAATTATCGGACAGGTTGAATGAACAGGTAGGAGTCACGGTGAGTATTCCGATATTCAACAAGAACAGGACCAAGAGCAATGTTACCAAAAGCCGTATTGCACTGCAACAGGCAGAATTGGATCAAAAGCAGACAGAACTGACGATACGTCAGAATATTACCCAGGAATACCAGAATGTTGTATCTGCCTATAATAAATATAATGTTACCGATATCAAGCAGAAAGCGTATCAGAAAACATTCGACGCTTACCGTGTCCAGTTCAATGTCGGATCCATTACAGCTGTAGATCTGTTGCAACAGCAGAACAATTATATCAGTTCACTGAATGATTATATCCAGAGTAAGTATAATTTTATTTTATTAAGGAAAGTTCTGGATGTGTACATGGGTGAAGATATCACCATATAAAACAGAAAAACAATCATTTACCGTAATTATAATAAAATATTTAGTTTCACTGAGCCCTTCGGGGTTCATCTAACCATTAAAATCAATATATACAGATGAAAAAGAAAATCATTATCGGCTCCATCATCCTGGTTATCATTGTGGGTGTCGTTATAGTTGCATTCAGCGGCGGAGGGCATGAATTAAGGATGAATACTGCCGTTATCGGAAAAGAAACGGTAGAGCTCAATGTAACCGCAACGGGCTACGTTCAGCCGGTAGATCAGGTTGAAGTAGGTACACAGGTATCCGGTGTTATCGAAAAAATATTTGTGGATTACAATTCGCATGTAACTAAAGGACAGATACTGGCCGAATTGGATAAATCGACTCTTTCCGAAAAAGTATCACAGGGAGAAGCCAGTGTGGAAAGCGCAGAAAGTGACCTGACATACGCGCAACAAAATTATGACCGCGTAAAGCAATTATACGAGGCCAAAGCAGCTACACAGGCATCCTATGAAGAAGCTACCAACCGGCTTGCTCAGGCAGCAACTGCATTAGTGAATGCTAAGGCCAATCTTCATCAGGCGCAGGTAAATTTTTCTTATGCTGAGATCTATTCACCAATAGATGGAGTTGTACTTGACCGTGCCGTGGAACAAGGACAAACCGTAGCAGCATCATTCAGTACACCTACCTTGTTTACTATAGCCAATGACCTGAAAAACATGCAGGTGGAGGCTGATGTGGATGAAGCAGACATAGGGCAAGTGAAAGAAGGCCAGAAAGTAACTTTTACCGTTGACGCATATCCGGACGATATTTTCGAAGGAAATGTAAAACAGGTGCGGTTGCTGGCTACAGTGACAAGCAACGTTGTTACCTACACGGTAATTATCGACGCCCCGAATCCGGAAGAAAAACTTTTTCCGGGAATGACCGCCAGCGTTACTATAGTTACGCAATCATCCGAAGGTGCCGCTGTACCTGCCGAAGCCTTGAATTTCAATCCTTCTGCAGAAATAATGGGGAAAGTACATATTATCCCGGGTGATACACCTCCCGGACAGGAAGCCGGAAAAGTAGCTCCTGCCGGAATGAAAGCAGGCAATGGGGCCGGATCGAAACCTAAAGGCGTATGGGTGAAAAATGAAGAGGGGATCAAATGGGTAGCCGTAAAGACAGGATTAAACGATGGTGTATATTATATCGTCGACCAGGGATTAAATCTGGGAGATACTGTTGTTTTATCAGCATCACTTGAAAAGAAAACCAAAGATAAAGGAGCTGCAGCCAGCAATCCCTTGATGCCACGTCCTCCGGGAAGAAGATAAAGTACGTTTGACCATTTAACCAGGGATTTTGAATCTTAAATTTTTGTATCTTGAACTCAAATAATAATCATATCATCCGTATAGACGAGCTCCGCAGGGAATTTCATGTAGGTGTGGAAACAGTAAAAGCACTGAAAGGCATTTCCTTCACTATCGAAGAAGGAGAATTCGTCAGTATCATGGGCACCAGCGGAAGCGGGAAATCCACTCTCTTAAATATACTGGGATGCCTTGACAGGCCCACATCCGGAGAATATTATATTGACGGAGTAGCAGTCAGTAACCGCACAAAAGATGAACTGGCTACTTTGCGCAACCGGAAGATAGGCTTTGTGTTCCAGTCGTATAATCTGCTACCCCGGACATCGGCAGTAGAGCAGGTGGAACTGCCGTTGCTGTACAATCACGAGATTTCCAGTAAGGAACGTCATGAGAGGGCCGTACATGCCCTTGAACAGGTGGGATTACAGGACAGGATGGATCATATGCCCAACCAGCTATCCGGAGGACAACAACAACGCGTAGCCATTGCACGTGCATTGGTCAATGATCCTGTGATCCTCCTGGCAGATGAAGCGACAGGGAATCTGGATACCCGGACGTCCTACGAAATCATGAATCTGTTCCAGTCATTGAATGAAAAAGGTAAGACCATCGCTTTTGTTACACATGAATCGGATATTGCCGTTTTTACAGCAAGGACAATCATGTTGCGTGACGGTCATATCGTGAAAGACGGACCGGTAGAAACACAATCGGCCAAATTAGCGTTAGAGGCATTACCGGTAGAATCGGACTATTAATAGTTTGTAAAGTTGGAAAGCGGGAAAGTTCATAAAGTAAGAAAGTTAAAAAGTTTATAAGGTTGGAAAGTGTTAAGGTTTGTAAAGTATCAATTATGGCAAAGTTAAGAAGTTATAGGGTCTTTATGAAGTTAGATAACATGCGTGAAATGTGCTCGGCTTTGTTTCTTAATTCTTCAGCAACAGCTTTTTCAAGAATATGCAGGTATTCTGCCAGGTACAGCATGGATCGGACTTCTCCGCAGGAGCCTTTCGCTACAAAGAAAAAGTATCTCATTTCATTGTTGGATTTTCGTTCGAAACCTTCGGCAATATTATTCATTACAGATACCACAGCACGTTTCATCTGTTTTTCGAAAGAATCATCGGTTCTTGCTTTATTAAGTAGAGTATATATCTCAACACATAGTTCACGGCTTTTTTGCCATGCCTGAATATCCTCAAATCTGTCGATCCTCATAAGTATAAAAGTTAAAAAGTTCATAAAGTTGTAAAGTTAAAAAGTAATGCAAAATATTCAAACACGATAAGCTTTATAAACTTTCAGACATTATAAACTTTATAAACTTTCAGACTCTATAAACATTAAAACAAAAATCATGAATTTATTCAATCTTTTAAAAATAGCATATACAGCCCTGATGCGGAATAAAACGCGGGCCCTGCTCACCATGCTGGGAATTATCATCGGTATTGCATCCGTGATTGCCATGGTAAGTATCGGTGAGAGCTCGCAACAAAGCATCAACGACCAAATATCGAGTACCGGCACCAACCTGATCATGGTGATGCGTTCCAACCAACGGCAGGGAGGTGTAAATATCGGATCTTCCAGTGTACAAAGTCTTAAGATAAAGGATGTGGAAGCCGTACAGAATGGGGCTCAATATGTATCTATGGTTTCACCTATTGTGAGTTCAAGCGGACAGCTGGTTTATGGTTCCAACAACTGGCCGGGAAGTATTCAGGGAGGCAACACCGATTTGATCAATATCCGAAATTATACGCTGGCCAGTGGTACCTTTTTTACTGAACAGGACATCAAAACATCCAACAAGGTATGTGTGGTCGGACAAACTGTAGTCGATAATCTTTTTACCAATGGTGAGAACCCGGTAGGAAAAACGATCCGCTTCGGAAGGATCCCGTTTAAGATTATCGGTGTGCTTGAAAGCAAAGGACAAAATTCCATGGGACAGGACCAGGATGATGTGTTGATGGCGCCTTACACTACAGTACAAAAAAGGATACTAGCTATCAATTACCTGCATATGATCATGGCATCGGCTGCATCCGAGGATGTTGCTGAAGTCGCGGCACAGGAAGTGGAATCAATCATCCGGGAGTCACATGGCCTGAGAACCGGACAGAGTAATGATTTTGATGTCCGGACACAACAGGAAATGCTGGAAATGATGAATTCGGTGATGGGTTTCATTACGATACTTCTGGCGGCAGTTGCATCTATATCTCTGATAGTCGGAGGTATAGGTATCATGAATATCATGTATGTTACCGTTACGGAACGGACCAAGGAAATCGGATTACGTATGTCGATCGGGGCAAAAAATAAAGATATCCTATTGCAGTTCCTGTGTGAAAGCACCATTTTAAGCCTTATCGGAGGGATCATAGGTATTGTATTCGGGTTGGGGTTATCTTACCTGGCTTCGACTTTGCTGAACTGGCCCTTTATTATCAGTACACAAGCTGTAGTACTTGCTTTCTTTGTCTGTACTGCTATCGGTATGTTCTTCGGATGGTATCCGGCCAAAAAAGCAGCAGCACTCGATCCTATCAATGCATTACGTTATGAATAAGGCGGAAGTATTTTCCAGGTTTTTAAGCCTGGTCAGGATCCATCAGAAGAATGAAACAAATATCGGGTTCTATTCCAGGGAACTTGGGATGAGTGTAGATGATCTTTCCCGGTTGATAGAAGAGATAAGTGATACCGCTTTTCATGAGTGGATGGGGAATATAAAAAAAGAAAATTCATGAAAAATAGTCCGGTAAGATGTCTGGGAATCCGATATCATATCAGAATGAAGTACCGGATTTTTAGGCCTACCGTCCGGGATATATTATATTTGTAATTATTTAGAATTAAAATACCATGCGACAAATCCGTTTAACATACCGTACAGCATTTTTGTTTTCCCTTGCTATCAGTATGTTGATGAATATTCTCTTCTTGATCATGTTCTTTTATGGCAGGGATGCGGTCATTCCCGGGAAAGAAATACCCCCCCGGCCGATGCTGACACTGTCGGGTACTCTGGTAAGTATTCTGTTTAACTTCCTGACAGCGTTTACTTTATACATCATCAATTTCAGATTACTACGGACACACCTTCCTAATGCAATCAAACATACTACGATCGTGCTGGCGACAATATGCACCGTGATCATCACGAGTTATATTT
This region includes:
- a CDS encoding efflux RND transporter periplasmic adaptor subunit, with product MKKKIIIGSIILVIIVGVVIVAFSGGGHELRMNTAVIGKETVELNVTATGYVQPVDQVEVGTQVSGVIEKIFVDYNSHVTKGQILAELDKSTLSEKVSQGEASVESAESDLTYAQQNYDRVKQLYEAKAATQASYEEATNRLAQAATALVNAKANLHQAQVNFSYAEIYSPIDGVVLDRAVEQGQTVAASFSTPTLFTIANDLKNMQVEADVDEADIGQVKEGQKVTFTVDAYPDDIFEGNVKQVRLLATVTSNVVTYTVIIDAPNPEEKLFPGMTASVTIVTQSSEGAAVPAEALNFNPSAEIMGKVHIIPGDTPPGQEAGKVAPAGMKAGNGAGSKPKGVWVKNEEGIKWVAVKTGLNDGVYYIVDQGLNLGDTVVLSASLEKKTKDKGAAASNPLMPRPPGRR
- a CDS encoding TolC family protein — translated: MKKYGLIIATAVLFSITSNAQDNAKTVFEFTLEDCIGYALDKNYSRQSLILSEESNQVSYQQSKDSRLPSVNASVSENFTNSKDDSSMGGSASISANMTLYQGGYINNTIEQSRLQMEQATHKTTQYENELKINILQAFLSVLGNDELLKFQYSVAEASEEQLKQGEELFKAGNMIESDYLLLDAQYASDRNNIVDTEITRDNNILTLKNLLSMDPENELRIIHPDTSIIENIIALPSKQEVTERSLNYLPDMKISQYNVDIAGVSVDLARADYYPTISLGASIGTGHTDFSKFGTQLSDRLNEQVGVTVSIPIFNKNRTKSNVTKSRIALQQAELDQKQTELTIRQNITQEYQNVVSAYNKYNVTDIKQKAYQKTFDAYRVQFNVGSITAVDLLQQQNNYISSLNDYIQSKYNFILLRKVLDVYMGEDITI
- a CDS encoding ABC transporter ATP-binding protein, whose translation is MIRIDELRREFHVGVETVKALKGISFTIEEGEFVSIMGTSGSGKSTLLNILGCLDRPTSGEYYIDGVAVSNRTKDELATLRNRKIGFVFQSYNLLPRTSAVEQVELPLLYNHEISSKERHERAVHALEQVGLQDRMDHMPNQLSGGQQQRVAIARALVNDPVILLADEATGNLDTRTSYEIMNLFQSLNEKGKTIAFVTHESDIAVFTARTIMLRDGHIVKDGPVETQSAKLALEALPVESDY
- a CDS encoding ABC transporter permease, coding for MNLFNLLKIAYTALMRNKTRALLTMLGIIIGIASVIAMVSIGESSQQSINDQISSTGTNLIMVMRSNQRQGGVNIGSSSVQSLKIKDVEAVQNGAQYVSMVSPIVSSSGQLVYGSNNWPGSIQGGNTDLINIRNYTLASGTFFTEQDIKTSNKVCVVGQTVVDNLFTNGENPVGKTIRFGRIPFKIIGVLESKGQNSMGQDQDDVLMAPYTTVQKRILAINYLHMIMASAASEDVAEVAAQEVESIIRESHGLRTGQSNDFDVRTQQEMLEMMNSVMGFITILLAAVASISLIVGGIGIMNIMYVTVTERTKEIGLRMSIGAKNKDILLQFLCESTILSLIGGIIGIVFGLGLSYLASTLLNWPFIISTQAVVLAFFVCTAIGMFFGWYPAKKAAALDPINALRYE
- a CDS encoding four helix bundle protein, with protein sequence MRIDRFEDIQAWQKSRELCVEIYTLLNKARTDDSFEKQMKRAVVSVMNNIAEGFERKSNNEMRYFFFVAKGSCGEVRSMLYLAEYLHILEKAVAEELRNKAEHISRMLSNFIKTL